CCCGGCGCGGCGACAGCGTCGACAGCGCCAATTCGCAGTTCTTCATCATGTTCGCCGACGGCTCGAGCCTGAACGGGCAATACACCGTGGTCGGCGAGGTGGTGTCGGGCATGGATGTGGTCGACAAGCTGAAGAAGGCATCCGCGGGCTCGCCCGGCGGCGCCGTCACCGATCCCGACAAGATGGTGAAGGTGCAGGTCGCATCCGACATCAAGTGATCGGCGATGGCGGCGCGCAGCAAGCCACTTGCCTGGTTCGCCGCGCCGCTCGTGGCGTGGCTCGCGCTGTCCGGACCGGCGGCAGCCGAGCCGGAGCAACTCAATACGATCAGGGACGTTGTTCTTGCCATCCACCGCTGCTGGCGGCCGCCGCCGCCGGACAAGGCCGGCCCGGTCGACATTACCGTCATTGTCAGCTTCAACCGTGAAGGCGCGATCCTCGGCCATCCCAGGATCAGCTATGAATCGGAGGAAGCGACCGACAACGACCGGATTGCATACCGGGTCGCCGTGATGGAGGCGTTGCAACGCTGCACGCCGATGCCATTTACCGAGAGCCTCGGCGGCGCGGTGGCTGGCCGCCCATTCGCGATCCCATTCAGGAATAAGAAATATCCACCCCGAAGCCAGGAGAAGCGAGCATGGCTGCTACCGAAAATACTCTGATCCTCGAAACCACCCAGGGCCCGGTCACGATCGAGATGCGCCCGGATCTCGCGCCCGGCCACGTCGCGCGGATCAAGGAGCTGGTGCGCGAGGGCTTCTACGACGGCATCGTGTTCCACCGCGTGATCGACGGCTTCATGGCGCAGACCGGCTGTCCGCAGGGCACCGGCATGGGCGGCTCCGGCAAGAAGCTGAAGGCCGAGTTCAACAAGGAGCCGCATGTCCGCGGCACCGCCTCGATGGCCCGCGCCGCCAACCCGGATTCCGGCGACAGCCAGTTCTTCATCTGCTTCGACGACGCCTCCTTCCTCAACGGCCAGTACACGGTCTGGGGCAAGGTCACCGAGGGCATGGAGAATGTCGACAAGATCAAGCGCGGCGAGCCGGTGCAGAACCCGGACAAGATCGTCAAGGCGCGCATGGCCGCCGACGCGGCTTGAGTTGAACACTCCGTCGTCACGGGATCACGCCGCGCGCGATCCCGTGACGGCAACGTTGAAGTAACAATCGCGCCATGCGCACCGATCT
The window above is part of the Bradyrhizobium sp. PSBB068 genome. Proteins encoded here:
- a CDS encoding peptidylprolyl isomerase, yielding MAATENTLILETTQGPVTIEMRPDLAPGHVARIKELVREGFYDGIVFHRVIDGFMAQTGCPQGTGMGGSGKKLKAEFNKEPHVRGTASMARAANPDSGDSQFFICFDDASFLNGQYTVWGKVTEGMENVDKIKRGEPVQNPDKIVKARMAADAA